In Thermobaculum terrenum ATCC BAA-798, the DNA window GATTCCTATGAATGAGCTGGTTTGTCCAGCATCGGTAATCATTAGGCAAGTAAAGACTAACTCCCGTGAGAAGCTAACCTATCTAAGGGATATAGGACTAACACCTGGTCAGGAAGCAAAAGTACTAAAGAAGATACCTTTCGAAGGAGGCTTGATTGTAAGGATAGGGGATAAAGAGCACTACCTCAGTCCCTCTCTTTCAAAAGATATATTTGTTTCTCCATCGTATGATTCTACCTGCACGGAGAGAAACAATGAGTGATGAGCACAGCAGTCCATACGAAGTTGCAAGAAAGGGACAGGGTACAGTAAGCGTCTCCGTAGAGGTATTAGAAGGCAAACGCCGCAGATTATCCTTAGCGAAATTGTTGCCTTTCCTGGGTCCAGCATTTATAGCATCAGTTGCATACGTCGATCCTGGTAACTTTGCTACTAACATCCAGGCAGGGGCCCAGTATGGATACTTACTCATATGGGTCATAGCACTCAGCAACATCATGGCTATGCTAATACAATCGCTTTCTGCCAAGCTTGGAATAGCCACTGGCAAAAACCTGCCTGAGACTATAAGAGATCATGCACCTAAGCCTGTTGTGTGGTTTATGTGGATCCAGGCTGAGGTAGTTGCTATGGCTACAGATTTAGCAGAGTTCTTAGGAGCGGCGTTGGGATTTTATCTACTGTTTGGAATAGATCTGTTCTGGGCTGGAATACTAACGGGAATAGTTACCTTTCTTATACTAGGTTTGCAGCGCTACGGATTTCGCCCATTAGAAGCTGTAATCACTGCTTTCTTAGCTGTAATAGCTGCATGCTATGTAATTGAGCTCTTTCTTGTAAAGCCTGATGTGGGACTGATAGGACAATCCTTGCTGAGACCTAGGTTTTCTGACACCGAAAGCGTCCTACTTGCAAGCGGCATACTGGGAGCTACTGTAATGCCACACGTTATCTATCTGCATTCTTCTCTTACACAGAACCGAATAATCCCGCGTAATGTACAACAAGCCAAAAGAATTTACAGATTCGAGATTATAGATGTTGTAGTAGCTATGGGTATAGCCGGCTTCGTAAATGCCTCGATGCTGGTAATGGCAGCGGGAACATTCTTCCATACAGGCAGAAGTGATGTAGCAAGCATAGAGCAAGCCTATGAAACCCTTACTCCATTGTTGGGTGGAGCTGCTAGCACAATATTTGCTATCTCTCTACTCGCCTCTGGCTTGTCATCATCTGCTGTGGGAACAATGGCTGGCCAAGTAATAATGCAGGGATTTATCAGCAGAAAGATACCAATATGGCTTCGAAGACTGATAACTATGTTACCTGCGCTCGTTGTAATAGCCTTAGGCTTAGATCCTACAAGAACTTTGGTTATAAGTCAGGTAGTATTATCCTTTGGAATACCTTTTGCCTTAGTACCATTGCTAATATTCACTAGCAAGCGAAGTATAATTGGGAATCATCTTGTGAACAACAAATTTACTACTGTATTAGCTAGCATTGTGGCTGCACTTATAATAAGTCTAAATGTCTTCCTACTTTACGAAACACTCAGCCAAATCATAAGATAATTTTTCCAGGAGCTTGTATCCATTGTTCAAGAGGCTGCTTGTACCATTAGACGGTTCCAAGATGGCAGAATCGGCAATACCCTGGTCGCTACTAATAGCGGAAAAAGCCGGTTCGAAGGTGCTATTAACGCATATATTGGAGAAAAGCCCGCCTAGCACAATACACGGTGAACCTCATATTAAGGATCTTAAGTCAGCAGAGCATTATCTAGAGGAATTGAGGAAGAGATTCCCTCCTTATATTGAGGTAGATATCCATGTTCACGCAGTGCCAGCAGGTAACGTAGCTGCCAGTATAGCTGATCATGTAAACGAGATGGGTGCTGACCTAATTATCTTGACCTCACATGGCAGACAGGGAATAAGAGGTTTGATTCTTGGCAGCATTGGCCAGCAAGTACTGCGTGCTACTTACGCACCAGTCTTGCTCCTGAAGGCAGATGGTGTCAAGAGGGATTTACCAAAGGTCAATTGCATACTTCTACCATTAGATGGTACGAAACAATCTGAAAAAGCTATTCCGATAGCTTCTAATATGGCTGAAATGTTGGAAGCTAGATTACTATTGTTATTAGTAGTACCAACTATCGGAACAGTTAGAGGAGATCAAGCTGCTACTGCAAGGATACTACCTCTGGCTACTTCAGCAGTACTGGAGCTAGAAAAAGATGAAGCTACTCAATACCTTGAGGACGTTAGGGCCGGCCTACCAGAAAAAATAGACGCCAATTTTAAAGTACTAAGAGGAGATCCAGTAGAGGTAGTGTCCCAAGAAGCTATGCGGCCAGATATAGGCTTGGTGGTTATGGCTAGCCATGGACACCCTGGATTCTCAGCTATTTGGTCAGCGAGTGTTGGATCAAATGTACAGTATAGGATAGACAAACCTATGTTGTTGGTAAGGCCCTAGCACTGATTGTACTCTCTGCAGAAACTACCTAATTATACAAGCATACATAAATGAAATAGGGTGAAGACTATGTTAGTCTTCACCCTATTTCTCCTAAATCTCTGGTTCTACACTACCTAATGATTCGATTGCTCACTATTTACTTGCTGTACAACCGGGGCAACTCCTGGTACGTTGGGCGCAGCAGATCCTCCCTGATCCCAATGTCTACTGGCATAATCGGACATGGTCAACACTACCATAATCATAAACCATATAAACCCAGCTAGTACGATCATTCTTAGGACAGAACCGCTCCAGCGAACGTGCATGAAGAATAGCAAAACCAAAAGCATCTTCACGACCGCAATAGATAGCGCTACCATCGTATTAAACTCGCCTAAGTGAACGGTGGCTACAAGTACGGTAACAACCGTAAAAAATACTAGAGCTATATATACAGCCAAGTACGTCTGCCAGGAGACAACATGATGCAGATGACCAACAATATTTTCTTCGTGTTCCAATACAGCCTCGCCAGAGGCATCATGTGATACCGTCATTAGTGGCCTCCTCCAAACGACACACCGCCCATAAGATATAGCAATGGGAACAGGAATATCCAAACTATATCAACAAAGTGCCAGTAAAGGCCAGCTACCTCGAGGGGAGTATAGTACCCAGAGTGAAAGGTGTTTTTCCATGCCTTGTAAGCCATATAAGATAATATAAGGATTCCTACCAGTACATGTATACCATGTAGGCCGGTCATTACAAAGTAAAACAACATGAACAACTCAGTCTGTCGACCGTACTCAGAGGTGTTAAACCACTTTCCAGGGAGTAAGCCTTCATGATAGTGAGCTGAATACTCTATGTACTTGTTCACTAAAAATACGAAGGCAAACAGAATAGTAAGCAACAAGCACCAAACAGTAAGTCTTTTCTTATTAGTTTGAGCACCATATATGGACAAGGCAACCGTGAAACTACTGGTAATCAGTACAAGGGTGTTTATTCCACCAATAATCCAGTTTTGATGTAGCGTGGCTTCATGCCAAGCCTGCGGATATAAGGCCCTATAGACTATATAGCCCAGAAATAATCCCCCAAACATCATGATCTCGGTGGAGAGGAAAATCCACATGCCGAACATGGACGCCCCGTACTGCTGCTCGGGTGTATCAAACTGATGTTT includes these proteins:
- a CDS encoding Nramp family divalent metal transporter, with the protein product MSDEHSSPYEVARKGQGTVSVSVEVLEGKRRRLSLAKLLPFLGPAFIASVAYVDPGNFATNIQAGAQYGYLLIWVIALSNIMAMLIQSLSAKLGIATGKNLPETIRDHAPKPVVWFMWIQAEVVAMATDLAEFLGAALGFYLLFGIDLFWAGILTGIVTFLILGLQRYGFRPLEAVITAFLAVIAACYVIELFLVKPDVGLIGQSLLRPRFSDTESVLLASGILGATVMPHVIYLHSSLTQNRIIPRNVQQAKRIYRFEIIDVVVAMGIAGFVNASMLVMAAGTFFHTGRSDVASIEQAYETLTPLLGGAASTIFAISLLASGLSSSAVGTMAGQVIMQGFISRKIPIWLRRLITMLPALVVIALGLDPTRTLVISQVVLSFGIPFALVPLLIFTSKRSIIGNHLVNNKFTTVLASIVAALIISLNVFLLYETLSQIIR
- a CDS encoding universal stress protein, translated to MFKRLLVPLDGSKMAESAIPWSLLIAEKAGSKVLLTHILEKSPPSTIHGEPHIKDLKSAEHYLEELRKRFPPYIEVDIHVHAVPAGNVAASIADHVNEMGADLIILTSHGRQGIRGLILGSIGQQVLRATYAPVLLLKADGVKRDLPKVNCILLPLDGTKQSEKAIPIASNMAEMLEARLLLLLVVPTIGTVRGDQAATARILPLATSAVLELEKDEATQYLEDVRAGLPEKIDANFKVLRGDPVEVVSQEAMRPDIGLVVMASHGHPGFSAIWSASVGSNVQYRIDKPMLLVRP
- a CDS encoding cytochrome C oxidase subunit IV family protein, which codes for MTVSHDASGEAVLEHEENIVGHLHHVVSWQTYLAVYIALVFFTVVTVLVATVHLGEFNTMVALSIAVVKMLLVLLFFMHVRWSGSVLRMIVLAGFIWFMIMVVLTMSDYASRHWDQGGSAAPNVPGVAPVVQQVNSEQSNH
- a CDS encoding cytochrome c oxidase subunit 3 family protein — its product is MADSTVAVTSTQAVEVHHEDPALKHQFDTPEQQYGASMFGMWIFLSTEIMMFGGLFLGYIVYRALYPQAWHEATLHQNWIIGGINTLVLITSSFTVALSIYGAQTNKKRLTVWCLLLTILFAFVFLVNKYIEYSAHYHEGLLPGKWFNTSEYGRQTELFMLFYFVMTGLHGIHVLVGILILSYMAYKAWKNTFHSGYYTPLEVAGLYWHFVDIVWIFLFPLLYLMGGVSFGGGH